The following coding sequences lie in one Hyphobacterium sp. CCMP332 genomic window:
- a CDS encoding MBL fold metallo-hydrolase — protein sequence MKSVFVTASILAFAAGASAQDRQYEFEPTQLRGGIVMLSTGAGGNMAFLTGADGILLVDDLLPNSGPQVEAAIADIAGEGVPRFVLNTHYHGDHTGSNDHFHAEGATIVAHHNIRTRLANSDSQNEYGFLPILTFGEDLHFHMNGETVRAVHVPSAHTDGDALVYFEGADVLHMGDTLFSGLFPYIDVAGGGSIEGFIDAMETGLRVAGPDTQVIPGHGPLSTRSDIQASIDMIVATRAIIAPLVEEGLSLEDVLAADPLADYGDDWNWRFICTPRMVATLYFDAAGDTETSPLTISCD from the coding sequence ATGAAATCTGTATTCGTCACCGCGTCCATTCTGGCCTTTGCCGCGGGCGCAAGCGCCCAGGATCGTCAGTACGAATTCGAGCCGACCCAGTTACGCGGCGGCATTGTCATGCTGTCGACCGGAGCCGGCGGCAATATGGCGTTTCTGACGGGCGCAGACGGCATCTTGCTGGTGGACGACCTTTTGCCCAATTCCGGGCCGCAAGTCGAAGCGGCTATTGCCGATATTGCGGGCGAGGGCGTGCCACGTTTTGTCCTCAACACTCACTATCACGGCGATCATACGGGTTCGAATGATCACTTCCACGCCGAAGGCGCAACTATCGTCGCCCACCACAATATCCGAACGCGGCTGGCCAATTCCGATTCGCAGAATGAATACGGATTTTTGCCGATCCTGACATTTGGCGAAGACCTTCATTTTCACATGAATGGCGAGACGGTGCGTGCGGTCCACGTGCCGTCCGCGCACACAGATGGCGACGCACTGGTCTATTTCGAGGGCGCGGATGTCCTTCACATGGGTGACACACTTTTTTCGGGTCTCTTCCCCTACATTGATGTCGCCGGTGGCGGGTCTATCGAAGGGTTTATTGATGCGATGGAAACCGGTTTGCGCGTCGCCGGGCCCGACACTCAGGTCATTCCCGGCCATGGGCCGCTCTCGACGCGCTCGGACATTCAGGCCTCGATCGACATGATTGTTGCGACACGGGCGATTATTGCGCCACTCGTCGAAGAGGGTTTGTCGCTCGAAGACGTACTGGCGGCCGATCCGCTGGCAGACTATGGGGACGACTGGAACTGGCGCTTTATCTGTACGCCGCGCATGGTCGCGACGCTCTATTTTGATGCCGCAGGCGATACCGAAACCAGTCCGTTGACCATCAGCTGCGACTGA
- a CDS encoding SH3 domain-containing protein — MSRTMQRLLRLLLFAILVMTSPAILAQDADTPSGYPVPRFVSLKVSVAYGREGPSQDHQIVWRYVREGLPLRVTAEAPGWRRVEDPGGEVTWMHHSLLSGRRTVFIPEETELRIRPDNDANIEAVAEAGAILDLERCADGWCRLEAQGHHGWVQADAVWGLMPSDLGLSDAATDSLAALSASSPHDTADH; from the coding sequence ATGTCACGAACCATGCAACGCCTCCTGCGCCTTCTCCTGTTTGCCATCCTCGTGATGACGTCGCCCGCCATTCTGGCGCAGGACGCCGACACGCCTTCAGGCTATCCGGTGCCGCGCTTTGTCTCATTGAAGGTCAGCGTGGCTTACGGACGCGAGGGACCGAGCCAGGATCATCAGATCGTCTGGCGCTATGTGCGCGAGGGATTGCCGCTGCGGGTAACGGCAGAAGCGCCCGGTTGGCGCCGTGTGGAAGATCCCGGCGGCGAAGTCACCTGGATGCACCACTCCCTGCTCTCGGGCCGGAGAACCGTCTTTATTCCGGAAGAAACAGAATTGCGCATTCGCCCGGATAACGACGCCAATATCGAAGCCGTCGCAGAAGCCGGGGCCATACTGGACCTGGAGCGTTGCGCAGACGGCTGGTGCCGCCTTGAAGCGCAGGGACATCATGGCTGGGTACAGGCCGATGCCGTTTGGGGTCTGATGCCATCTGATCTGGGGCTGAGCGATGCTGCCACAGACAGCCTCGCCGCCTTGAGTGCCTCGTCGCCGCATGATACCGCTGATCACTGA
- the fabA gene encoding bifunctional 3-hydroxydecanoyl-ACP dehydratase/trans-2-decenoyl-ACP isomerase, translating into MTERLNALSYEDLLRSASGELFGPGNGQLPSPPMLMMDRITHISEEGGEYGKGQIIAELDITDDKWFFECHFKGDPVMPGCLGLDAMWQMVGFFLVWAGNPGKGRAIGCGEVKFVGQVTPDVKLVRYQIDMKKIVKRGLVLGVADARLFADDKEIYKAKDLKVGLFKPEDLARQG; encoded by the coding sequence ATGACAGAACGCCTCAACGCGCTTTCCTATGAAGACCTGCTGCGCTCAGCCAGCGGCGAGCTCTTCGGGCCGGGCAATGGACAATTGCCTTCACCGCCCATGCTGATGATGGACCGCATCACCCACATTTCCGAGGAAGGTGGCGAATACGGCAAGGGCCAGATCATAGCCGAGCTCGACATCACCGATGACAAGTGGTTTTTCGAATGCCATTTCAAGGGCGATCCGGTCATGCCGGGCTGTCTGGGTCTGGACGCCATGTGGCAAATGGTCGGGTTTTTTCTCGTCTGGGCCGGCAATCCCGGCAAGGGGCGGGCCATCGGATGCGGCGAAGTCAAATTCGTCGGCCAGGTGACGCCGGACGTGAAACTCGTTCGATACCAGATCGACATGAAGAAAATCGTCAAGCGCGGACTGGTGCTTGGCGTTGCCGATGCGCGGCTCTTCGCCGACGATAAGGAAATCTACAAGGCCAAGGATCTCAAAGTCGGCCTCTTCAAACCGGAAGATCTCGCCCGTCAGGGCTGA
- the fabB gene encoding beta-ketoacyl-ACP synthase I produces the protein MRRVVITGLGVISPIGNNADEVAASLKAGKSGIGFMQEFADHNFKCQVGAKPDIDPAEHVDKRVYRFMSEGAGWCYMAMEEAIAASGIGEDDISNPRTGIIMGSGGPSAGTIVHAADITRDKGPRRIGPFAVPKAMSSTASATLATPFKILGVNYSITSACTTSLHCVGAAAEQIQWGKQDVMFAGGCEEIHWALSNLFDAMGAMSTKYNDTPQQASRAFDKDRDGFVGGAGAGVVVLEEYERAKKRGAPILAEITGYGATSDGYDMVAPSGEGAVRSMKLAMETAGSDIDYLNPHATATPVGDITEMKAVKTVFGDKAPMISATKSMTGHSLGAAGAHELVYTLLMMRDNFVAPSINVFDMDPDIAALNLPIITETRDAQINTAMSNSFGFGGTNGTVVVAKV, from the coding sequence ATGCGCCGTGTTGTGATCACCGGGCTAGGCGTAATTTCGCCTATCGGAAACAATGCCGACGAAGTCGCCGCCTCGCTGAAAGCGGGCAAGAGCGGCATCGGCTTCATGCAGGAATTTGCTGACCATAATTTCAAGTGCCAGGTCGGCGCCAAGCCGGATATCGACCCCGCAGAGCATGTCGACAAACGCGTCTATCGCTTCATGAGCGAAGGCGCGGGCTGGTGCTATATGGCGATGGAAGAGGCCATCGCCGCTTCGGGAATTGGCGAGGATGACATCTCCAACCCGCGTACCGGGATTATCATGGGCTCGGGCGGTCCCTCGGCCGGCACGATTGTTCATGCCGCCGACATAACCCGCGACAAGGGCCCGCGCCGTATTGGCCCCTTTGCCGTGCCCAAGGCGATGAGCTCAACGGCCTCGGCCACGCTGGCCACTCCTTTCAAGATCCTCGGCGTCAATTATTCCATCACATCGGCCTGCACGACGTCACTGCATTGCGTCGGGGCCGCGGCAGAGCAGATCCAGTGGGGCAAGCAGGATGTGATGTTCGCCGGCGGTTGTGAGGAAATTCACTGGGCGCTGTCCAACCTGTTTGATGCCATGGGCGCAATGTCGACGAAGTATAACGACACACCGCAACAGGCTTCGCGGGCGTTCGACAAGGATCGCGACGGCTTTGTCGGCGGGGCCGGGGCCGGTGTCGTCGTGCTGGAAGAATATGAACGCGCCAAAAAGCGCGGCGCCCCGATCCTCGCCGAGATCACCGGCTACGGGGCCACATCCGATGGCTATGACATGGTCGCCCCCTCCGGTGAAGGCGCTGTACGCTCCATGAAGCTGGCCATGGAAACCGCCGGATCGGACATCGATTATCTCAACCCGCACGCCACCGCGACGCCCGTCGGGGACATCACCGAGATGAAGGCCGTCAAGACCGTCTTCGGCGACAAGGCTCCGATGATTTCGGCAACCAAGTCCATGACCGGCCATTCGCTCGGCGCTGCCGGTGCGCATGAACTCGTCTATACGCTGTTGATGATGCGGGATAATTTCGTGGCACCTTCGATCAATGTTTTCGACATGGATCCGGACATTGCCGCGCTGAACCTGCCTATCATCACCGAAACCCGCGACGCCCAGATCAACACCGCCATGTCCAATTCCTTCGGCTTTGGCGGCACGAATGGTACGGTCGTCGTCGCCAAAGTCTGA
- a CDS encoding enoyl-ACP reductase: MSDTVFPTGDLMKGKRGLIMGVANKNSIAWGIAQQLAAQGAELAFSYQGEALEKRVRPLVESLGPGPFMLSADVTDDASMDACFAAIEKKWGKMDFLVHAIAFAGKDELVGSFTENTTRDGWRRAMEISAFSFVDAGKRASHLMTEGGSMVTLTYLGSERVVPSYNVMGVAKAALEASTRYMARDLGPSGIRVNALSAGPMRTLAMAGISGGKSLMRTGREWSMMKEDTRIEGVAGAALYLLSDLGHSCTGETLHVDAGFHAVAVPSMDDDE, from the coding sequence ATGTCTGATACTGTTTTCCCGACCGGCGATCTGATGAAGGGCAAGCGCGGCCTCATCATGGGCGTCGCCAACAAGAATTCCATCGCCTGGGGCATTGCCCAGCAGCTCGCTGCGCAAGGCGCGGAACTGGCCTTTTCCTATCAGGGCGAAGCGCTGGAAAAGCGTGTCCGTCCATTGGTCGAAAGCCTGGGGCCGGGGCCCTTCATGCTCTCTGCCGACGTCACCGACGATGCCTCCATGGATGCCTGCTTTGCGGCCATCGAGAAAAAATGGGGCAAGATGGATTTTCTGGTTCACGCCATCGCCTTTGCCGGCAAGGACGAGCTGGTCGGCTCGTTTACTGAAAACACCACGCGCGACGGCTGGCGCCGGGCGATGGAAATCTCAGCCTTCTCATTTGTCGATGCCGGTAAACGTGCCTCACATCTGATGACGGAGGGCGGCTCCATGGTCACGCTCACCTATCTCGGCTCGGAACGCGTCGTGCCGTCCTACAATGTCATGGGCGTCGCCAAGGCCGCTCTGGAAGCGTCCACCCGCTACATGGCCCGTGATCTCGGACCGTCTGGCATTCGCGTCAACGCCCTCTCGGCCGGCCCGATGCGGACCCTCGCCATGGCGGGCATTTCCGGTGGCAAATCCCTCATGCGCACGGGCCGCGAATGGTCGATGATGAAGGAAGACACGCGCATCGAAGGCGTGGCGGGCGCGGCGCTCTATCTTCTGTCCGATCTCGGCCATTCCTGCACGGGCGAAACCCTGCACGTTGATGCCGGCTTCCACGCTGTGGCCGTGCCGAGCATGGATGATGACGAGTAG
- a CDS encoding acyltransferase, giving the protein MFTRRHDLDWLRIIAFGLLIFYHIGMFFNTEGWHAKSTHANDTMEPIMWLSSPWRLPLLFFISGVALRFLSDKLGSAGFARERFIRLLSVILFGMYVIVAPQTYVELLRAGEIGPNVWDFYQGYAFQWDGPWSVHTPTWNHLWYVVYLFVYSLLLAPLIPLLRSGADGGFMRRAGELFARPVIGPVLLVALPVIPFLVIRFTLAAQFPTTHALLDDWANHAGSLTILLYGYAFAKNGALWRAVDRALPVVGGLTLVLFAFLLAAYTNFEAALEHDAIIWTARIARIVFAWSIILTLTGLAQRFLNRDGPARRYLTEAIFPFYILHQTITVTAGYWMAQQGWGVWTEFAALTAVTLGGCVLGFEIIRRVAWLRPLFGLKGMPRPRPVATPAE; this is encoded by the coding sequence GTGTTCACGCGACGTCATGATCTCGACTGGCTCAGGATCATCGCCTTCGGCCTGCTGATTTTTTATCACATCGGCATGTTCTTCAATACCGAGGGCTGGCACGCCAAGAGCACACATGCCAATGACACGATGGAGCCGATCATGTGGCTATCCTCGCCCTGGCGGCTGCCGCTGCTCTTCTTCATTTCCGGTGTGGCGCTGCGCTTCCTGTCCGACAAGCTGGGCAGTGCCGGTTTTGCGCGCGAGCGCTTCATCCGCCTGTTATCGGTCATCCTGTTCGGCATGTATGTGATCGTCGCGCCGCAAACCTATGTCGAGCTCCTGCGCGCCGGCGAGATCGGCCCGAATGTGTGGGATTTCTATCAGGGCTATGCTTTCCAGTGGGACGGCCCGTGGTCTGTCCACACACCGACCTGGAACCACCTGTGGTATGTCGTCTATCTTTTCGTCTATTCGCTGTTGCTGGCACCCCTGATCCCGCTGTTGCGGTCCGGGGCCGACGGCGGATTCATGCGGCGTGCGGGCGAGCTCTTTGCCCGCCCGGTCATCGGTCCGGTCCTCCTGGTTGCCCTGCCGGTCATTCCGTTTCTGGTGATCCGCTTCACCCTGGCCGCGCAATTCCCGACCACCCATGCCCTGCTCGATGACTGGGCCAATCATGCCGGCAGCCTGACTATCCTCCTCTATGGCTATGCCTTCGCGAAGAATGGTGCGCTGTGGCGCGCCGTGGACCGGGCGCTGCCGGTCGTTGGCGGGCTCACGCTCGTGCTCTTTGCCTTCCTGCTTGCCGCCTACACGAATTTTGAGGCGGCGCTGGAACATGACGCCATCATCTGGACGGCTCGCATTGCCCGCATCGTATTTGCCTGGTCGATCATTCTGACGCTGACCGGTCTGGCCCAGCGCTTTCTCAACCGTGATGGCCCGGCGCGGCGCTATCTGACCGAGGCGATCTTCCCCTTCTACATTCTGCACCAGACCATCACAGTGACGGCGGGCTACTGGATGGCGCAGCAGGGATGGGGCGTATGGACGGAATTTGCCGCCCTGACGGCGGTCACGCTCGGCGGCTGTGTGCTCGGTTTCGAGATCATCCGGCGGGTGGCGTGGCTGAGGCCGCTCTTCGGGTTGAAGGGGATGCCGCGCCCCCGACCCGTTGCGACCCCTGCGGAATAA
- a CDS encoding LytTR family DNA-binding domain-containing protein: MTDTTRPSDIQREHRAQRDAVIRAFLAYSVIILGFWVINSLSNITEAERGGGVAHVAEIWFLEGTSTAFVLLLFWPVSWLESRYPVGETRWPVAIPVHVIGSLAFSAIHVGGIALARDGLWPLLFDGQYDFFGDGVGLVFVYEYRKDVMAYAVILFLLYIFRTVEQHRMDAEAARREAQVRHRVTLKCGGRTVLAEADGFLFASAAGNYVEATFATGTHFARLTLRELETQLRAAQVDAVRVHRSFIVNRSAIAEIAPTGEGDVVITLTSGAQVPGSRRYRAALEG, encoded by the coding sequence ATGACCGATACCACGCGCCCCAGTGATATCCAGCGCGAACACCGCGCCCAGCGCGATGCCGTCATCCGCGCCTTTCTGGCCTATTCAGTCATCATCCTGGGCTTCTGGGTGATCAATTCGCTGTCCAACATCACCGAGGCCGAACGCGGCGGCGGTGTCGCGCATGTCGCCGAGATCTGGTTTCTGGAAGGCACGAGCACTGCCTTTGTTCTCCTGCTTTTCTGGCCGGTCAGCTGGCTGGAATCCCGCTATCCGGTCGGCGAAACGCGCTGGCCGGTGGCCATTCCGGTCCATGTCATCGGGTCCCTCGCGTTCTCAGCCATTCATGTCGGCGGGATCGCGCTGGCGCGCGACGGGCTGTGGCCGCTCCTGTTTGACGGCCAGTACGACTTCTTTGGCGACGGCGTCGGCCTCGTATTCGTCTATGAATACCGCAAGGACGTTATGGCCTACGCCGTCATCCTCTTCCTGCTCTACATTTTCCGCACCGTCGAACAGCACCGCATGGACGCCGAGGCCGCGAGGCGCGAGGCGCAGGTGCGTCACCGCGTGACCCTGAAGTGCGGCGGCCGGACCGTGCTCGCCGAGGCGGACGGTTTTCTGTTTGCCAGCGCGGCGGGCAATTATGTCGAGGCAACCTTTGCCACCGGCACGCATTTTGCGCGCCTGACCTTGCGCGAACTGGAAACCCAGCTGCGCGCCGCACAGGTCGACGCAGTGCGGGTGCACCGCTCCTTCATCGTCAATCGCTCGGCTATTGCCGAGATTGCACCCACCGGCGAAGGCGATGTGGTGATCACCCTGACCAGCGGTGCGCAGGTGCCAGGGTCGCGGCGGTATCGGGCGGCGCTTGAAGGCTGA
- a CDS encoding prolyl oligopeptidase family serine peptidase, giving the protein MIRNILALAGCAGLISAAALAQDNTYRLPPQDIVDIVDAPAAPWTTFSPDRRHLLLINRESLPPVAELARPMERLAGLRLDAATNGRHGPRTATGLSVIDVTTGEERTIPLPDDIGLSNFDWSPDGRYAAFVVTQGSTLSLWVADVERARAREVISEGVNAVFDPISWMPDSETLLVNTVPADRGPMPQRPLVPAGPVIQEAGGYEAPVRTYQDLLTDSHDAALFAWMATTQLVMVDARRGRPQPVGDPDLIYSADPAPGGEMILIGAMQQPFSYDVNWASFADRTYVIDLDGNEIAEIARQPIADSVPIGGVITGRRSIGWQASHPARIVWAEALDGGDPRVEIDERDSVWTLGAPFDGEPVEVARFEDRYYGTQYTSEGETGLAVEYDRDTRIIRRWVIDFAENGAAPRLAEERNLQDAYADPGSPETVRNEFGRAVAAIEDGYLYYTGTGATPEGNRPFLNRVSFDTFETEELWRNSGENYERVIGLVEADGSVFLSSYEDPETPPNVRLHGDSDPRFVTDFPNPHPQLNEISRELITYERADGMPLSATLYLPADYEEGQTLPLLIWAYPLEYNNAETAGQVRGSPYEFTRVAGTSPRFLVTQGYALMENATMPVVGDDPETVNDSFIEQLVLSAQAAVDESVRLGFGDGDRVAVAGHSYGAFMTAHLLAASDIFRTGIARSGAYNRTLTPFGFQSERRTFWAAPDTYFELSPFMHADDINEPILLIHGQMDNNSGTFPMQSERMFAAVKGNAGTARLVMLPYESHGYSGRESVLHVLAESIDWLNTWVLPIEDPTGRDAAEDAPESDAATE; this is encoded by the coding sequence GTGATCCGCAATATTCTCGCACTTGCCGGTTGTGCCGGTCTTATCTCAGCGGCGGCCCTCGCACAGGACAATACCTATCGCCTGCCACCGCAGGATATTGTTGATATCGTTGATGCGCCGGCCGCGCCCTGGACGACATTCTCGCCCGATCGGCGGCATTTGCTGCTGATCAACCGCGAAAGCCTGCCGCCTGTGGCGGAGCTGGCGCGCCCGATGGAGCGCCTCGCCGGCTTGCGGCTTGATGCCGCCACAAACGGACGCCATGGGCCCCGCACAGCGACGGGTCTGTCGGTGATTGATGTGACAACTGGTGAAGAGCGCACCATCCCGCTGCCGGATGATATCGGCCTGTCGAATTTCGACTGGTCGCCGGACGGGCGATATGCGGCCTTCGTCGTCACTCAAGGCAGCACGCTGTCGCTCTGGGTGGCGGATGTTGAACGCGCCCGCGCTCGTGAAGTCATATCCGAAGGCGTGAATGCGGTCTTTGATCCGATCAGCTGGATGCCGGACAGTGAGACGCTGCTCGTCAATACCGTCCCGGCGGATCGCGGACCGATGCCGCAGCGGCCACTCGTTCCGGCAGGGCCGGTCATTCAGGAGGCGGGCGGTTATGAAGCGCCGGTGAGGACCTATCAGGACCTTCTGACCGACAGTCATGATGCGGCCCTCTTCGCCTGGATGGCGACCACCCAGCTTGTGATGGTTGATGCGCGCCGCGGCCGTCCGCAGCCTGTCGGCGACCCGGATCTGATCTATTCTGCGGACCCCGCGCCCGGTGGCGAGATGATCCTGATCGGGGCCATGCAACAACCGTTTTCCTATGATGTGAACTGGGCGAGCTTTGCCGACCGGACCTATGTCATCGATCTCGACGGGAATGAGATTGCGGAAATCGCGCGCCAACCGATTGCCGACAGCGTGCCGATTGGCGGCGTCATTACCGGCCGCCGGAGCATTGGCTGGCAGGCGTCGCATCCGGCGCGGATTGTGTGGGCCGAGGCGCTGGATGGCGGCGACCCGCGCGTCGAGATCGATGAAAGAGACAGCGTCTGGACACTGGGCGCTCCGTTTGATGGTGAGCCGGTCGAAGTTGCGCGTTTTGAAGACCGTTATTACGGCACACAATATACGTCCGAAGGCGAAACCGGGCTGGCGGTCGAATATGACCGGGACACGCGGATCATCCGCCGCTGGGTCATTGATTTTGCCGAGAATGGCGCTGCTCCGCGGCTGGCCGAGGAGCGCAATCTCCAGGATGCCTATGCCGATCCGGGCTCGCCGGAGACGGTGCGCAATGAATTCGGGCGAGCGGTCGCGGCGATCGAGGATGGCTATCTCTACTATACCGGGACCGGCGCAACGCCGGAAGGCAACCGGCCCTTCCTGAATCGGGTCAGCTTCGACACATTCGAGACCGAAGAATTATGGCGCAACAGCGGAGAGAATTACGAGCGCGTCATCGGCCTTGTCGAGGCGGACGGATCGGTTTTCCTGTCCTCCTATGAAGACCCGGAAACGCCGCCAAATGTCCGCCTGCACGGTGATAGCGATCCGCGATTCGTTACGGATTTTCCAAATCCGCATCCGCAGCTCAACGAGATCTCGCGTGAGCTCATTACCTATGAACGCGCCGATGGCATGCCGCTGTCGGCGACACTCTACCTGCCGGCAGATTATGAAGAGGGACAGACCCTGCCCTTGCTGATCTGGGCCTATCCGCTGGAATACAATAATGCGGAAACCGCCGGCCAGGTGCGGGGCTCGCCCTACGAATTCACTCGCGTGGCCGGAACCAGCCCGCGCTTCCTTGTGACGCAAGGCTATGCGCTCATGGAAAATGCCACCATGCCGGTGGTCGGTGACGATCCGGAGACGGTGAATGATAGCTTCATCGAACAATTGGTGCTGTCGGCGCAAGCGGCCGTTGACGAATCGGTGCGCCTCGGCTTCGGCGATGGAGATCGCGTGGCGGTGGCCGGGCACTCCTATGGGGCGTTCATGACCGCACACCTTCTGGCGGCCAGCGATATTTTCCGCACCGGCATTGCGCGGTCCGGGGCGTATAACCGGACGCTGACGCCGTTCGGCTTCCAGTCGGAGCGCCGGACCTTCTGGGCCGCGCCGGATACCTATTTCGAGCTGTCCCCCTTCATGCATGCGGACGATATCAACGAGCCGATCCTGTTGATCCACGGTCAGATGGACAATAATTCCGGCACATTCCCGATGCAGTCCGAGCGCATGTTTGCGGCGGTCAAGGGCAATGCCGGCACGGCGCGTCTCGTCATGCTGCCCTATGAAAGCCATGGCTATAGCGGGCGCGAAAGCGTGTTGCACGTTCTGGCCGAGAGCATTGACTGGTTGAACACCTGGGTGCTGCCGATTGAGGATCCGACGGGGCGGGATGCGGCTGAGGATGCGCCGGAAAGCGACGCCGCGACTGAATAA
- the pnp gene encoding polyribonucleotide nucleotidyltransferase — protein MFEIHKETIEWGGRELTLETGKVARQADGAVMITYGETTVLATAVGVKNVKPGADFFPLTVNYQEKYFAAGKIPGGFFKREGRPTEKETLTSRLIDRPIRPLFPKGFKNEVQVMLTVLSHDMENDPDIVGLVGASAALCISGLPFMGPIGAARVGYIDGEYVLNPLCDDIADSALDLVVAGTGDAVMMVESEAKELSEDVMLGAVMFGHAAFQPVIEAIIRLAEKAAKEPWDYQPEDHSELEAKVRKLVEKDLAAAYTITDKTERYAAVGVAKDKAKAELGQSDDNPDGVPGNVLADVLKGVESSIVRGGIIKTGKRIDGRKLDEVRTIVAEAGILPRTHGSALFTRGETQGLVVATLGTGEDEQFIDALTGTYKERFMLHYNFPPYSVGETSFRLAPGRREIGHGKLAWRAVNAVLPSAENFPYTIRLVSEITESNGSSSMATVCGASLAMMDAGVPITRPVSGIAMGLIKDPDGVAVLSDILGDEDHLGDMDFKVAGTSEGVTSLQMDIKIAGIDEGIMKTALEQAKGGRLHILERMNDALGTAREEVGEYAPRIETITIPTDKIRDVIGTGGKVIREIVEVTGAKVDVNDDGVIKVSSPDGKSIRAALDWIHGLTAEPEIGEIYKGKIVKVMDFGAFVNFFGPKDGLVHVSQMKNERVSHPKDVVAEGDEVYVKLMGFDDRGKVRLSMKVVDQETGKDIKEDEGDEEE, from the coding sequence GAGATACACAAAGAAACTATTGAATGGGGCGGCCGTGAGCTGACCCTCGAAACCGGCAAGGTCGCCCGCCAAGCGGACGGCGCTGTCATGATCACCTATGGTGAGACAACCGTTCTGGCGACCGCTGTCGGCGTCAAGAATGTCAAGCCGGGAGCCGACTTCTTCCCGCTGACGGTCAACTATCAGGAAAAATACTTTGCTGCCGGGAAAATTCCGGGCGGCTTCTTCAAGCGCGAAGGCCGGCCGACCGAAAAGGAAACGCTGACCTCCCGCCTGATTGACCGTCCGATCCGGCCGCTCTTCCCCAAAGGCTTCAAGAATGAAGTCCAGGTGATGCTGACGGTTCTGTCGCACGACATGGAAAACGACCCGGACATTGTCGGTCTGGTTGGCGCGTCTGCTGCGCTTTGCATTTCCGGCCTGCCCTTCATGGGCCCGATCGGTGCCGCCCGCGTGGGTTATATCGACGGCGAATATGTCCTGAACCCGCTCTGCGATGATATCGCAGACAGCGCGCTCGATCTCGTTGTCGCCGGTACGGGCGATGCCGTGATGATGGTGGAATCGGAAGCCAAGGAGCTCTCCGAGGACGTCATGCTCGGCGCGGTCATGTTTGGTCATGCCGCCTTCCAGCCGGTGATTGAAGCGATCATTCGTCTGGCTGAAAAAGCTGCCAAAGAACCCTGGGACTATCAGCCGGAAGATCATTCCGAACTGGAAGCCAAGGTTCGCAAGCTGGTCGAAAAAGATCTGGCCGCGGCCTACACCATCACCGACAAGACCGAGCGCTATGCTGCCGTTGGTGTGGCCAAGGACAAGGCGAAAGCCGAGCTCGGCCAGAGTGATGACAATCCCGACGGCGTTCCGGGCAATGTTCTCGCTGACGTTCTCAAGGGTGTTGAATCCTCGATCGTTCGCGGTGGTATCATCAAGACCGGAAAACGGATTGATGGCCGCAAGCTGGACGAGGTCCGCACCATTGTTGCCGAAGCCGGTATTCTGCCGCGCACGCACGGTTCAGCTCTCTTCACCCGTGGTGAAACGCAGGGTCTGGTCGTTGCAACGCTCGGCACCGGCGAAGACGAGCAATTCATCGACGCTCTGACGGGAACCTATAAGGAGCGCTTCATGCTCCATTATAACTTCCCGCCTTATTCGGTGGGTGAAACCAGCTTCCGTCTGGCTCCGGGCCGCCGCGAAATCGGCCACGGCAAGCTGGCCTGGCGCGCGGTGAATGCCGTTCTGCCTTCGGCTGAAAACTTCCCCTACACCATCCGTCTGGTCTCCGAGATCACCGAGTCAAACGGCTCGTCCTCGATGGCAACGGTGTGTGGTGCGTCGCTAGCGATGATGGATGCCGGTGTGCCGATTACGCGCCCCGTCTCCGGTATTGCGATGGGTCTGATCAAGGACCCGGATGGCGTGGCGGTTCTGTCCGATATCCTCGGCGATGAAGACCATCTCGGTGATATGGACTTCAAGGTGGCGGGTACGTCTGAAGGCGTGACCTCGCTGCAGATGGACATCAAGATTGCCGGCATTGACGAAGGCATCATGAAAACCGCTCTTGAGCAGGCCAAGGGTGGCCGCTTGCACATCCTCGAGCGGATGAATGACGCCCTCGGCACGGCCCGTGAAGAAGTTGGCGAATATGCACCGCGCATTGAAACCATCACCATTCCGACGGACAAAATCCGTGACGTGATTGGTACAGGCGGCAAGGTGATCCGCGAGATCGTCGAAGTCACTGGCGCCAAGGTAGATGTCAATGATGACGGCGTGATCAAGGTCTCGTCGCCGGATGGCAAATCCATCCGCGCGGCTCTGGACTGGATCCATGGTCTGACGGCCGAGCCGGAAATCGGCGAAATCTACAAAGGCAAGATCGTCAAGGTCATGGACTTTGGAGCTTTCGTGAATTTCTTCGGCCCGAAAGACGGCCTGGTTCATGTCTCACAAATGAAGAATGAGCGCGTCTCGCATCCCAAGGACGTCGTTGCCGAAGGCGACGAAGTCTATGTGAAGCTGATGGGCTTTGATGATCGCGGCAAGGTCCGCCTGTCAATGAAAGTCGTTGATCAGGAAACCGGCAAGGACATCAAGGAAGATGAAGGCGACGAAGAGGAATAG